DNA from Papio anubis isolate 15944 chromosome 1, Panubis1.0, whole genome shotgun sequence:
CACAAGATTCAcattctctctctcaatctctccctctctctcccttcgcTCTTCCTTTTCATTCCCACCTTTGGTTACTAACTGTTATAAAGGATAACTGAACTTCGTAACTTGTAAAGAACTTCAAGATGGTCTATGCCACCTGATGAGGGAATGTAACCAAGAAAAGATGAGCCGATGTGCTGCAGATCATCCttgtagaaaatgaaagaattggGGCTAAAACCCAAATCTTTCTGTTATCCAGAGAAATCAGGAGCTAGAAGGCTTAAGCCTTACACCACCTAGCTCTTGAGTTTCATTTCCCTTGTCCCTGAACTTCCTGTCTTCCACCAGGTTCCTCCGTCTTACCATTAAGGAACTTCTGAGGTCCTTGACACCAAACTGTCTTCCTTCCATTAACCAATTCTCCAATGTTGTCTTATCTCAATCGCACGACTTCTCTTATCCTACCTGGAAATTTCATTGTTGATTCTGGTTTTTCTCTTAGCCAATACCACACCTGCCAAAACCTCCCAGCTCCTTCCTTTTAACCCCTTCCATATCTGTTGCAGACAAAATTACATACAAAACTGAAGCCAGTAACCATGACTATCTCACAAAGGGTCCTGTTCTCTTCACCTAGGGTTTTGGAATCCTTGTCTCTGTCATGCTGTGTACTATATTATAATatgatgagaaaagaaagttttctctTTAAGCAGGCAGGTAATTTCTCAAGACACATAGCCAAGCAAATGATTATGCCTACAAGTTAAGCAGGGACAGCAGCACAGTTCATTGACACTATCTGTAAATACCAAAGTCCATTCTTTATCAAAAACATCAGTATCTTCTCCAGCTCGAGTGGAAATGCCGAATAATGTGAACCCTCTGTTTCTTGGTCTTGTCCATTTTCTTACCAAAGTGTCAACGGTGTTAAAGCAGAAAACAGGACAAAAAGATGAGCAGTAAGAAGTCCAAATAAATCAAAAGTAGCCACAGAGTATGGTGGTAAACATGTGAACTCTGGAAGCCAGCTGCACAGTCAGTTGGTTAACAGCTGAGAGACCGGACACACTGCTTAAactctcagtttctccatctggtAAACAGGTAAAATAGTAGCACCTATCTCACAGGGTTTCCATgataattaaataagttaatgtttGTAAAACCACTTAGGACAATGCATGGCACATATTAAgcactatataaatatttgttaaataaatcctcagtttgaaattattttaacaatcACACTCTGTGTCTGCTGACCTCCAAATCTTACCAGCAGTTTCAGGACCTAGAGGCACTGTGAAGGTTTATATACTACACCACACACACTCTGTATCCTCCACTATGAACTGCCACCTGATAATTCGTTTTATAATTCCTTCTCATAAGGAGTAGAGACAGAAATGTACTCCCGAACCTCTCTCAGCAATAGTCCCCATGGCCGCAGCCACACACACAGTGAGAAATGCCCTCTATGCCTTACAAGACAAGGTCTGTGAAACCACAGAAGTTCTCGCTTGCCCGCGCATTACAAATTCTACCTGTAACCCAGAATCAGAACTGGGGAGGTGGGGCAATAGCCCCCtacttcagaaaaaataaaacaaagggaaaattcTACAAAACCACATGTCTTCTTGGTACAGGGCTCACagcctttctctcctcccttttttttttcttttctttttttggttttgtttttgtttgtcttaaaGACAGGCtgttgctctgttgttcaggttggagtgcaatggtgcgattacAGCTcattcaacctcagcctcccgggttcaagcgatcctcccacctcagctccccaagtagctgggactataggcacgcaccaccatggccagctaattttagtattttttgtagagatagggtttcaccatgttgcccaggctctttctttcttaattttactcCAATCAGGCTCTTGGCTATACCAAATTTGATGATCTCAAGATCAGCACAAGTCCACCACTTTAGTAAGGCCAGCAACACCTGGTCTTACGCCACCTCTCAGAGGTACACTCAGTGTCAGTACACTGCTAATGCTTCCTCTCCTCAATTGCCTTCTTCTCTTGCTTCTAGTTCCCCAGAGTCTCCTGGGGTTTCCACCTCTTCTAGGGCTCCTTTGCTGGCTGCCCCTTACCTCCTGACCTCCTTACACTGGAGGCCCTGCCCTATGGCTCCATCCTTGGTCCTCCTCTCCTTCATATCCACATTCACATTCACGGTGAGCTCATGCAATCCTGTGATTTAAAATACCACTTTCCCCCCAGGACTCTCAAATGTACGTCTCCAGCCCACACCtaaatcttgaattcctgagtcATACATCCAACCGTCCACTCAATAAAATTGCCACACCCCTTGGATGTCTAATAGGTTCCTAAATTTAGCTTGTCCAAAACCAAACTCCTGATCTTCCCCCAAAACCTCCTCCTCTTCAGTCTTCCTCATCTTGGTTAATGACATTCCTCATCTTCTCCTCCACCTCTCATCTTCCCTTCTACCTTACCCATCagtaaatcctttaaaaaatatccggaatctggccaggtgcggtggctcacacctgtaatcccagcgctgtgggaggctgaggcaggcggatggcttgagctcaggagttcgacactagcctgggcaacatggtgaaaccctgtctctacaaaaattacaaaaattagccgggcctggtggcacgggcctgtaatcccagctacttgggaggctgaggtagaaggatcacttgaggccaggaagcagaggttgcagggagttgagatcgtgccaccgcactatagcctggatgacagagccaggccctgtctcaaacaaaaaacaaaaaaacagaatctgACCATCACCTTCAACTACCATCTGGCAATGGTGATCTCTTCCAAGTACTGAAATACtctattaacccatttatgccagaggttgcaaatattttttttgtgaaaaatcagaacttggcaatgaccttgagcagtaggatataaataactcccacaagcttagcattccaataatggaacaccaGGCATAAGTAGGTTAAAcaattttcctgtttttgctATTGCCTCACTATAGCAGTTTCTTAAAACAGTAGCCAGAGAGATACCATTAAAATacaagtcagatcatgtcactcccttGTTTAAAACCTTCCTATAGCTTCTCATCtcacttgagaccagcccagccaacatggagaaaccccatctctactaaaaatacaaaaattagccgggcatgatggtgcgctgcctgtaatcccagctacttgggaggctgaggcaggagaatcgcttgaacccaggaggtggaggttgcagtgagctgagatggcgccactgcactccagcctgggtgacagagtgagtaaGGCTctggcaaaaaaaagaaaaaagaaaaaaaatgaaaagcttaaGTCCTTATAACCACATGACCCTACATTATCTGAGTAGTCCACCCCCTACCTCATCAACTCCCTGATCTCATCTTCTCCTACTCCCCCTGCTTGACCCATGCAGCCACAGTGGCTTCCTTGCTGGTCAGGGCTCCTGTGCCTACTGCTTCTCCCACCTGGAACACCCTTCCCCAGACACCAGTATGGTTCACCCCCTGACTGCCTTCACACCTCTGCTCAAAAGCCATCTCCAGGCATCGCTCACCACACTTTCTTAAAGTGCAAATGATACCTGCTTAGCTTAGCACTCCTCAGCTCCCTTCCCTGCTttagttttccttccttccctgattCATTTTTCCACAGGAGATTcatcttattttacttattttgtttaccCCCATTAGAATACTTATTTTGTCTTTCCTTATTAGAGTGTAAGCTCCAGGTGGGTGGTGATTTATGTCTGctcttgttcactgctgcattCTTACTGCCTAGTAAGTGCCTGGTACACCGTAGATGCTCAGTAaagatttgctgaatgaatgggaATGATGGCTTTTTCTTACCCACCTAAGACAGTCATCACCGTCTTCATTAGCTTCACCGGTGTCCTCCGGCGGCCGATGGACCCACTTGTATGTGGAGACAAGACATTGGTTTTCCTCTTGACATACATGTAGATCCGCAGGTACACCACAACCATGATGAAGAAGGCCATGAGGTTGGACACTGTCCAGAAAACAAGGTAACTCCTGCTGTAAATGGGGGCCAGGGAAGAGCAGGCAGAGATGTTGCAGAGGCAATTCCAGCCCAGTGTGGGGACCGACCCCATAAAAATGGCGATGGCCCAGACAAGCAAAATGAGCAGCGTCACCCTCTTTTTGGTCAGGTTGCTGTGGACCCGCATCCTCATGATTGACACGTGCCTCTCCACGGCAATAACCAGCAAGTTGGTCAGGGAAGCAGTCAAGCTAGTGTCCAGAAGCCCCTGGCGGAGAAACCAGCGGTTGACAGTCAAAGTTTTTGAAACTGGGCCTGTGTTAAACATCAGGAATACATAGGCAATTCCAGCGAAGAAATCTGCAGCAGCTAAATTAGCCAACAGGTAGTAGAAGGGGAAATGAAACTTTCTGTTTTTGATCACTGCCGCAATGaccagagaattagaaaaaaaaataaacaggcagAAAAACGACCCCACACACAAAACAATCACAAGCTTTGTTCCTGTCCAGTCATCGACAGTATCAGTGTTGCTCCTATTATAAAAAAAGTCCATGTGCTTATCATAGTGACACTCATTCATTGTGGAGAAGAAGTGAACATcctagaaagaaatttaaagaagaaacaaatatcaTTTGTAAAATCAGTCACTAAACCATCGATTGCTATTTCTAAGCCCCTTCTGGCTAACTCCCATCAAGGGAGTTGAAGACCTGAAGTGTCAGGTCTCAGTGCAAATGTCCTTTGCTCCAGGACATAGCCCCTGACCTCCTACCACAGCATTTAGCTcacattttaattgtttgttttccAGACTAGGCAGTTCAGGTTACGACGGCATATCTCTATTTTGTTCACCATTATAACCTTAGGATTCAGTTGCTTTGTCTGCCTCATGGCGGGTAATTTATTGATGGGTTGGCTggctggctgaatgaatgaatgaacgaatgatcATGGAGGCATCAACAGGGCAAATGTGCTGAGCCCTGTAATATCCACTCTGCACTGGTAACAATGACAACACATTACGTTAATGCCTTCTCCTGGCTCCCAGTTCATTAGTTATTTATGGATATGTTCATTAATCAATGGCAGGTTGGTAATTCCAGGTACATTCTTCCCAAGATAATAGGAGTTGAATTACCATTCACATAACCAAATAGATTCCCCAAAAGACCAATTTTCTACAACTTCTGATTCCACTCCTGATCCTCTTTTTGCCATCTTTCGGTTTCAAGAAACAACTCTGATATTCACGTATTAGCTATATGATGCATATAGCTATATGATGCAGGGATGGAGACTTTGGTCCCAGTACCCCCCTTCCTTACCTTTTGTTCACTTCTTCCTTATAGTCTCCTAACCCAAACTGTACCAATGTGAACTTGCTCACTGGATTTTCCAGTATTCCTCAACACGGCAGGTGGTGGAGGATCAGGCTTCCATAGGCAAGACTGAGATTTGGAATTGGGGCAGATCTCCAACTCAATGTGGATGTGAGAACATAATCCATTAAGTGAGGACATGTCCTTGGGACACTTGTCTGAATGAAGAACCCAATCTGGGACATCAGGCAGATAGGGAAGACACTAATCCTCTCAGTAAAAGATCTCTTGAATCCCAAAAGTGAGGGATCCTGGCCAAGGAAGGACTGGGTGGAGGCCCCACGGATGCCCATCTGTCTACACGTGGTGGGGAAAACCACATGTTCTGCCTCACAGTGGTCTGGTCACAGCCATGAACGGTCCTACGGAAGAAGACTGAGCTTCGTCAGGGTTCTAGCTTCTGGGAAGAATGACCATCTGCTCCCTCACTGAGAATGAGGCTGCAGCTTACTCCCTGGAGAACCAGAGATTTAGTCGGCAGAGGGACTGAGCAGCCCTCTGGGAGCTGTGACAGTGAAAGCTTAGTAGAAGTCCCCAGATTTTAAAGTTCCTGAAAATTCTGAAACCTGATACCACAACCAGAATCAAGAAGACCAGATAACAATATTAAGTAGTACAAAATAGAAATGTATCTCagtcttcttttaaatttatattttaatggtaTAATGATACTTTTACATAAATTAGATATTGCTTTTCGGCCATAGCAAATGGGAGgcaaatatcattttatatgcttaaaaaaaaaaactgggagtAGTCTCAAGAGACAAATGGTTCCAGTATCTTTCAATTACAAGAAAGGAAGACTCAATTTTcataatgatgaaataaaaattactctCTTTGGCAGACAGTCACCAATATTTAACtgtaaatatcaaataaattcatatatcatatatttatactatatcataattttcccaaattaaaaatacagacagtataattttaatagcttcaaaatattgtattatatgaATAGGCCACACCTTATTTAACTAATCCTAAATACTGGACATTAGGGTTGCTTCCTGTATTTCACTTTTATAAGCAAGGCTGCATTCTTGTGCATTAATCTTTATATACCTAGACAATTGTTTCTTTAGGAATAACCCATAGATTTCAAATTGAAGTAAAGGATATAAATCTATTTAAGGGCTTCTGATATATCTTGTCAAACTGCACTTCagagagaaagtatttttttttcccaagatggagtctcgctctgtcacccaggctggagtgtagtgtaatttcagctcactgcaacctctgtctcctgggttcaagcaattctcctgcctcagcctcctgaggagctgggactacaagtgtgtgccaacatgcccggctaatttttgtgtttttagtagagatgggatttcaccatgttagccaggctactctcgaactcctgatctcaggtgatccgcccgcctcgccctcccaaagtgctgagattacaagcataagccaccacacccagcctgagagatcatatttttaattttaccagCAGCATATGAGCATTAAATACAAGGTGTTAATCTAGTGAAATACAACTTAAGTATTTAAAGAGAAATACAGCTTTCAACCATGTTGAAAGTATACAGAAATTCAAGACAAACAATCCGAGAACCacttgctatggtctgaatgtttgtgtgtctccaaaattcatgttgataCCTAACCCTAACTGCAGGGATATTACTAGTTATTCGTTattaatagatatataataaatataatatataacatattatatatcatattatataatcatatataacaattataatatacaattacatattatataatcatatataattaataattataatatataattatatattatattgtataatatatataatcatatataataaataattataatatataattatatgttatatattatataatctataataattaataattatgatatataatataattagtTATTAATAGATAGTAATTGGGaagtgaatgggattagtgcccttattagAGGCCTGAGGGAACTCGTGAGACCTTTTTTGCCACACCACCATTCAAGGAcacagcaggccgggcgcggtggctcaagcctgtaatcccagcactttgggaggccgagacgggcagatcacgaggtcaggagatcgagaccatcctggctaacacagtgaaaccccgtctctactaaaaattacaaaaagctagctgggcgaggtaggtggcgggcgcctgtagtcccagctactcgggaggctgaggcaggagaatggcgggaacccgggaggcagagcttgcagtgagctgagatctggccactgcactccagcctgggggacagagcgagactccgtctcaaaaataaaataaaataaaataaaaaggacacaGCATTTGCCCCCTTCTGGAATGAGAgaccaggccctcaccagacaccaaatcttgctgatgctttgatcttggacctccTAGCTTCCAGAAtagtgagcaataaatttctgttatttattaattACGTAAAGTATTTTTATTGCAACAGGAATAGACTAAGACACCACATGggaaattttaataatacaattattatgtgtctttTCTAATTAAAAGTAATGTATGTTTTTACTTTGCTACATGTTACTATGTTACATacatatttctaatttaaaagttatattatcTTTGACtaatttattagaaatataaagatgaatatgtCACAAAGACAGTGGAATTAAGACACTACAAAAATACCGCTcaaattttcctaattttattttgaaggatcttacaattttagttttatttcttacatgtggtcaaatttttaattatatcaaGCACTAAAACCTCAATGATTTTCACTTCAAAAATCTTCAAATTCAACTGTCCCTTGTCAAAACCAAAACAGTTTAAGACATGTTTTTAGCAAAAATTGCCCTGAGACTGCAAAGCAATTTTGTCTTACAAAGTTGAGATATCACAGAAAAACTATGATTAGCCAGAACTCCCACTAAGGAGCACTGTACCCTGGCTCCAGATCCTACTTTTGAGAGAAACAGGCAATGGGACAAAAAAACTTCATATAGGAAATTGGTGATTCCACAggatggaatactatacagtccaTGAAAACATACCCATTATGAAGTTGTGGTAATACAAGAAAAAGCCCATGCCATTACTTTACTACACAATACACGTaacaaaaatgtatgtgtgttgactatatagaaaaagataatgaaaaaatcTCGAAATGTAAATAGTTAAGAATGGTGGAATtgcaagtcattttaaaaaaattcttaccacattttctgtaataAGTAAATCAAGACTTTTAATTAGGAGCATATATTCTGCTTAATGTATTCTATCTTCCTTCTACAATTATagctttgaaaaatgaaagttaatgTTCAAAGGAAAACCCTCAAAGATTTGCATATGTTCAGTTTATTCTTATGAGCACAGAACACTTTAGGGTTTTTCagtgacaataaaaataaaatagttttctacTTAATCTTCACATAACCAAAACTTGACTTGCTAAACCCTGACCACACCAGGATGTAGCTTTCACCAATTCTCctataaaatatttcctaatgcCATCACCACAGATCTCCCCAGCACATTATCATCTACAGATTACCATCTTGTCTTAGCTAGAAATTACCAAAAACTTTTAGCAAGCTTATAACAAATGACTGATTTATTATTATCTCTTGGCCTCCCTTAACCTTTAAAACACGATTCTGTGATTTTCAACAAATTAATCAGTTACTTCGGTCCTAGCCTAAATGTCCCCTCCGCAAAGATACTTTTCTGACCAATTCAAGATAGCTCCATAGCTCTCATTCTCAGAGAGCCCTTGTTTACCTCCATCAGAGCTACCCAGTTGCTTGTGACccagtattttcttttgtgtttaagAATTTATTGTCCATCTCCCACCCCTAGACCGTTCCACTCCAGCAGAGCAGGGAACCTGCCTATTATGCTCATATCTACGAgatcagtatttattgaatgaatgaatgaatctctgTCCTACACTATCTTTTTCCACGTCTAAAATGAAAAGGTTCTGTGAAATGCCTTTGCTGACCTATACATCAATCACTAAATATGACAATTAGCGAGCTCTGTTGCCTATTAACTAAGTGTTTTCAGGTACATAATAGCTCtactttattattactatttttcattattaatattcGAGTGCTTATCGGTGGCAGGTGCTGAactaagcattttacatggattatctcatGGTATCCTTCTAACAAAGatgtagatactattattacacCCATTATGcgtttgagaaaactgaagcacccttgcttaaggtcacacaactaggaGTGGGAGACCCTGGATTCCATTCAGGCAGCCTCATTCTACAGCCTTCATTCTTATCTGCAATACTATACTTTCTCTCCACAGGCATGTGAAACGCTAGACAGAACCAAGGACTATATTTACACTTACAAGAGTTATAGAATTACCAAAATAGAATGATCTGATCAAATCACATTAAAAGACTGCCCCATACTATAAAAAACAGAGGGCATTCTAAATAGCctttggccttttctttttttttcttaaataacccTAAGAAGGGTAGAAAAGACacttttctgaaaatatgttttcaacttttatgGTAAGTAGGATACAATATGGTCAATTTCAGGATGAGGTTAGCATTGCTCAACTTTACTTCTGTCAAATCCcaagctgttttttgtttgtttgtttttatactaaAGGTTTAGAGGGTTTGATAGTTCTAACCTAGAAACAAAAGATGCTAAACTTTGGAGCAATTACCACAACTTCAAACTTCAGTAATTTAAGACTTCATAAAATGATGGTTTAGAAAGTCTATATGTGGAATCCAAATGAAAACTTCATGAGCAAAGCTTTCATTTAGACTCCTCCAAACTTGCTTCCCTGAAAAAATGTCCAGCCAGCCCAGAATGTGGAAACA
Protein-coding regions in this window:
- the LPAR3 gene encoding lysophosphatidic acid receptor 3, which produces MNECHYDKHMDFFYNRSNTDTVDDWTGTKLVIVLCVGSFFCLFIFFSNSLVIAAVIKNRKFHFPFYYLLANLAAADFFAGIAYVFLMFNTGPVSKTLTVNRWFLRQGLLDTSLTASLTNLLVIAVERHVSIMRMRVHSNLTKKRVTLLILLVWAIAIFMGSVPTLGWNCLCNISACSSLAPIYSRSYLVFWTVSNLMAFFIMVVVYLRIYMYVKRKTNVLSPHTSGSIGRRRTPVKLMKTVMTVLGAFVVCWTPGLVVLLLDGLNCRQCGVQHVKRWFLLLALLNSVMNPIIYSYKDEDMYGTMKKMICCFSQENPERRPSRIPSTVLSRSDTGSQYIEDSISQGTVCNKSSS